CAATTGTCAAGCGTGTTCTGCATCCCACTCTGTCCAGCCTTCATAAAAAAGGCAAGAACTGTGTCAGAATGAACTGATGCAAGGGCCGGCATCTCAACTGCTCTAGCCACCTTGCTGTCTTTGCTTTGTTACGTCCGTGTAATTCCATACACCATTAAACTGTACAAGGACTGCTGTTAAGGTTCTGTccatcatttcaaaataacatgtAACTGTGCCTTTGGATTGTGGTGAAAATATCAGATGCCATTTCCTGCCTGGGCTTCTTTGTCAGACCACCTCTTTATCTTTGGAGTATTCTTTGACTTTAATTGTCACTTTGTCTTTTGCCAGCCTGTCAGTGGCAATACTGGCGACTTGTTTACAGCAAAGGAGTACCCATTGTGTTTATCTAGGTTTCAAACCGCATTATTTATAGGCTGGTATCTTTTACCCGGCCATACCAGCCACTATAATGCGCGTTAAGGGaactttttaacatttagatatttatttttattaacgcCACAAGTGGACTGATACATACCAATGTAAGATATATTCTATGACTGTAATTCCACAATATGTtacactgcattgttaaataaaaacgaaaaagTAATAAGGAAAAAAATCAACCTTATGAATAATGTATCGAGAATATCAATGTCCCGACAGGGGAAGTCAATGCGTAGGATAAATATACTAATCATAAATGGCTAACCCAATATGGCAGTGAAAAGTTGACAGAAGCCGATCAGCGTCAGTTTTTCATGGAAAACTAAAGTTATAAGTAAAAGGTATTAACCAGTATATTATTTATGTGTcccttttatgtttttttatcaattcagTGTAGTTGTAGATTAAtagtcaaatattttattttacattggtataaATCAATCGACTTGTGGCGTTATatggaacaaaatgaatatccaaatgttaaaaaacgttccctaaatgcgcattattgtggctaggtAAGGAAAAGCCTTGACAATTATCAAAATCTAGATGGTAGTGTAGACTGTTTCTCTTAATCGCGCCAATGATAATTCATCTCATGATTGTTTTCCAGCTGAGACCAGAATATACCAATACCCAAGGTCTTCCCTGTAAGGTCTTGTAGGCATGATGCAACAGCATGTGCCATTAGGGCAAACAAAGTTTTACACAATTGCCTCTGTTATTGCATGTCTGATGTGTTAGACAGTTAAAGGGAAATGCAATGTATCAATAAACTGTTGTTGGcttctacatacatgtatattaaatgataatatgttATGGTAAATACTAATAATAGTGTCAGAGACTCAAGCAGATGTTGAATTCACAATTATCAGGGATACCAATTTTTCTCTTTTCAGCTGATTTCCTCTTTTTTGGCCACCAAACttgtaaattaaaattgaattaaaattgttaCCTTTAATCTGATCTATtccaaaaaatgattttttatgcccccaaaggtgggcatattaaaatcacaccatccgtccgtgtgtccggctcaataacttgtgtctgggctgtaactttcacTTGTTATATATCAAGTGTGATGGGGATTCTCTTATTTCATACTGGTTtccctttatttttttacaaatttgtgtAGGCATCCTTGGATTATAGGTTCTAGTATCATTGCCCTATTTTTCCTTGACTTTGAACAACTTGGTGTAGAATTTTCAAACTCATTATGCACAATTTTCATGGTCAGGTCAACAGGTGacccaaggtcaaggtcatgatgGCCTTTATCACCAAAAAtccatttaatttcaaatcaatatttttttaacaacttggTGGAGAGTCTTCAGAATAAGTTAGCacattaatttttgtcagtTGCTGACCTCAAATAATTTAAGGGTCAATAGATGTCAGTCCAAAGGGCAAGGTGACCTTTTATGAAGTTATGGGCAACAGATAACAGTtctaattttatgaatatttgtattttcattctTTTAGGTTTTCAGTAATATGCGATGAATGGTTCTTCAGACaaatttcataaccaatcagaTTCAAGAGAGGGGTCAGCTGATTTGGGAAGCCAATCAGCTGCTGCTTCAGGGTCAGTAAGCCAAACAGCTACAAAAGAGGCGGAGTCTAAGATCACAAAGGCAGAACCAAGTGACCTATCAATTAGCCAGAATCCACAAAATTTAAATTGGAACTTTGATGACAGTATGGAGGTATGAACATTCAacaagatttaaaaacaaaatggagATACTTTTACTCTTTAAAAAAACGTGTAATTGTCAAATgagtatttttaatattttattattgaccACATCAAGCAATACCaggttaattttatttcaacaagttTGTGTTTTCCATTTTAGCCATGAATTTtcagcaaaaatgttttaaaattttgttcaacattttgtcaaactgcaatatttttctttttgatcTCTTTATAGAAAAACCCGTTCAGTGGCTTCTCAGAAGAACATTTGACCAAACTGGACGAGGTTCTCCAATCAGCTAGCGTCCAAGAGTTGTTACAGCAGTCAGGAGGCGGGATAGACTTGCTCGCTCTGGAACAATCAGAGGCCCAGTTTACAGCCACGCCTATCACTGTGAGTGGAGGGGCTGGGGATGGCGCTATACCCTCAACATCAGCTCACGGTAGGGATAACGATGACATCCTACCAGTGagtaaaatataatcatttcgagtgatatttattaagttattccTATTTTTGAATACACTATTACAATTATGGTTGCTTAGATTACAATATAAACTACCTTAATTCCAAGTCAGGAAAATTGAGTACATGTATAGTTTTGCAAGCAACTCCAAATGTACCGGTACTATATTTAGACGACCAGGGaattttctatagtacccacgggtccaaCTATCGGACCAATtctcaaagcaaaatataatatttttcccaatcttcagaaaaaaatcccaatcaaaaatttattttttatttttttgatgaagtctttttacctgtactggttcattttcaacatcctagtaaattatgtgatgtagattccttgttgtaagatggtcgtcaataattctgcgtagtattaagtgcattgaatgaagggtatagaaggtttgtttttttaaaaatcccaacttgccctcaaactttaacctgcccttagACTATaaccatagtcaatcaggggccataacttgtattaaggatactatggagttatgtaacctccttgggtgatggtcctgaacaattttttgaagtattaagtaaattgaatgaagggtatagaagttatcaatacaTATCCGAATctgtcctaaaactttaaccttagttcaatagtcaatcaggggcataatttgtattaaagataatatggagttatctaacctcataatgtgatggctctgaacaactgtgtgaagtattaagtcaattgaacgaagggtatataatttattaacaagagatgtttgtcaaacattatgcccccctgagcgccatgttgtcaggattataaggacaattgaatgaactatgcatggaccgaaatgacagctgatttgtcactgacattggatgccgttcaggcagttttaagattatgaccattcaaagtttgaggatagagtgtgttatgattatgacctttgactctttgacctcaaaatctatatgagtcatcagctggtcaccaaaaatcttaatatcaagtttgaaggccatgggagcaggcattgacaagttatcacacagacaagcttttttcgttcaaggtcactgtaaccttgacctttgacccgatgacccctaaaatcataagggatcatgtacaggtcagacacaacaccaagtcaagtatgagggccatgggtgcaggcattgtcgaataatcacttaaaacattttcgcattcaaggtcactgtgaacttgacctttgacccaatgactccttaaatcaataagctaccttctggtcaggcccaacttccatgtcaaatttgatgatcataggttcaggcattgttgagatatcactgggaaaagagttgttaatttttttgtgttaaaggtgactgtgaccttgaccttggcccgatgacccccaaagtcaagaggggtcatctaccggtcaggcccaaccttcatgtcaagtttaatgacatTAAGTcaaggaattgtcaagtttgctttcaaggtcactgtgaccttgacccctaaaatcaataggggtcatatactagtcaggcccaacctcaaagtcaagtttgagggccatgtgtGCAGGCATTATTGAATTATCattcggacaaccttttatcgttcaatgtcactgtgaccttgacctttggcccaatgacccctaaaatcaatatgggccatctactggtcaggcccaacctccgagTCTAGTTTGATTGCcttgggtgcaggcattgtcgagttattacACGGACAAccatttaccattcaaggtcattgtgaccttgccTTTGGCTCGATGATACCCAAAAAcaatagtggtcatctactggtcaagcccaacgTCCAAGTCAAGTAAGTGgcccataggtgcaggcattgtcgagttatcactcagacaaccttttaccattcaaggtcagtgtgaccttcggctttggcctgatgacccccaaaaacaaaagggtcctctactggtcaggcccaacctccatgtcaagtttgagggccataagTGCATGCATTGctgagttatcacacggacaaccttttaccattcaaggtcactgagaccttgaactttgaccaaatgaccccttaaatcaataggcgtcatttactggtcaggcccgaCCTCCAAGCGAAGTTtgggggccatgggtgcaggcattgtcgagttatcactcagacaacattttaccattcaaggtacatgtggccttgacctttggcccgatgacccccaaatacaataggggtcatctactggtcaggcccaacctccaattcaatt
This genomic stretch from Mya arenaria isolate MELC-2E11 chromosome 10, ASM2691426v1 harbors:
- the LOC128204676 gene encoding uncharacterized protein LOC128204676, whose product is MNGSSDKFHNQSDSREGSADLGSQSAAASGSVSQTATKEAESKITKAEPSDLSISQNPQNLNWNFDDSMEKNPFSGFSEEHLTKLDEVLQSASVQELLQQSGGGIDLLALEQSEAQFTATPITVSGGAGDGAIPSTSAHVGQRKRNQFKLYIFGCFEGYEADFSVLFMKKDTPESLMPEVSVL